A segment of the Emys orbicularis isolate rEmyOrb1 chromosome 24, rEmyOrb1.hap1, whole genome shotgun sequence genome:
GAGATCCATAGTCTCATTTCAAGCCCCTTGGCTAGTGCCTGGGTGCCTTGCCAGAGGCCTATGGCCAgtctaagtggggggggggggggtgtcttagaGGTCCCCTGAAGGGGTAGCTTGCAGGAGGCCTGATGAGACCGCTTCAATCTAGCAAGAGCCATGACTGCTTGTAGCCAAGCCTTCATGCCCTGTGCATCCCTGTGGAGTGGAGACCTTCCTGCCATGGTCTGTCTTAACCCAGCACCCCAGATCCATGGGTCTGAACGGCCAGCAGTCTGCTAAGGGAAGGGGTGAAGGGGACAGACTGGGAAAGACCCAAGCGTTTGGCTCTCAACAGGCCTGAGAGGTCCAAGAGGCAGATGCCAAGAAGGAACAGACTTACTCCTCCCCTGTAGGCTTGTGGGGCATTGGACTACACAGCGTTCCAGCCCAGAGGGCATGCAGGCAGAGGCACTGCAGTGGAAATACACCTGGAAGCAAAGAGAATTCATGTTGGCAAGGATGGATTAAGGGGGGTGGGATCTGCATCAGAGGGTCACTGGCCTCCCTCCACCCTAAGAGCTTCCAGCTCATGACAGCCACAGGAGAGACAACCAGCCAGCTAATGGGATTCTTTGCCTCCTACAGAGCCCTTCAGAACAGAAACTTTGTCATGGAGTTGCACAGGCATGACCCAGCATGGGGCTTTGCAGCTAAGGCCAGGAGACTGGCCTGCAGGGTCATGATTGGCTCCAGACCCTGGATGGGGTTGGCTTTAGGCCAGGCAAGCCAGTGCTGGTCACACTAGGCTACATAGGGTAGATTAGGATCTTCTGTCCACTCAGgtgctccccacccagctgccaggagaggggcaggCAGCAAAGCAGCTTCAGGTCAGTCTCTGCTCCATTTGTGGGAGGATCCCTGACCCGCTGGCTTGGCCAGGGCAAGTCCCAGGACTAATCCCTTCCCCGGAGTGGGACCATACTGGGCCTGAGAGCGCTTGCTGGGAGGTGGCGTCCACAAAGGTGAAAGTGCTGACAACGAAGCGCTGATGGTGAGATGGGAACTGCAGCCCTGAGGCCTCGCTCACAAGCACCAGCTGGGTCTGGTAGTGGTCACCTTCATAAGGGCACCTGGAAGGGCACAAGCAGGGATGGGTTGAGGCTTCTCACCTGGCAGTCACTGCCCCGCTCCCATCTCCGCCCACTCACTCACCCATCCACAAGGATCGGCCActctggctgctgcagggggttggtgcttggggtggcccagCACTGGTGCAGGACCAGAGCCAGGCTCGGGTCTGTTCTCTGGAGGATACGGACCTCCACATGCACAGGGTCCCGGAGAAACTTCACCACTGGGTACTCGCGGTCTGCGTAGTAGGTGCTGTAATGCTCATCTGCAGCAAGATTGAAGTGAGATGACCAAATCCTGCCCTGACCGGCTCACTGATTTCATGGGGGGCTTGGCAGGGCAAGTGCTGGGGCAGAATCACCCACTTCCCCTGGTTCCTATTCTCCCCCTGGTGACCAGATCCCACTGATATTGGTCAAGTGTCTGAACCATGCCCTGGGGCCTAGCTGGGACACTAGGGAGATGACTTTCCTGGTCTGCCTCCCAAAGGGCCAGAGACCAGTGCAGCGGTGCCAAGAGACCATCCAGGCTGGCTTGGCCATGACCTAGATTTTCTTCCCTCCCAGTGGATACAGTTGCTCTGGGAGTAGAGCCACCCCCACCATCCAGGCAGGTGTCCCCCCGAGGAGCAGTGATCCAAGTCTCCAGTGCCACTCAGCAGCCTAAGGCTCCCATGTCACCCTCTGGGGCAAGCCATGCATGGAAGTGGGCCAGACACTTAAATGTTTCAGCAGCATCTCAAGTGCTTGGCAGGCCTACGTGCAGTCACCTGTAGCAATCCTCATCTCCAAGGCTAGGGGTCCCTGCCCGACCACGGGAGGCGGTGGAGGAAGGGTGGAGACCACAACGTTCACAGGGAGGAAGTCCTCAGCCGAGTAGCTGCAGCGGATGGTCAGCCTGGGTGGGGAAAGAGGCCAGACAGCTGGTCCCCTCTGGACTCTCCCAGAGAGCACACTCAGATGACAGGCTGAGACCTTATCAGTGAGTGGCTagtgcctgcccccctccctttaAATGCAGGGGATCAGGTGGCCTCCCCCAGCGGGATGCGATCCAGGCAGGGAGCTCAGCAGTGGGTTGACAGAGCCAGTGCACATCCCCTAGCCCTCCCTGGGAGGGGAGGTTCCCCCCTAAGCGGGGGACCCAAACTCTGCTTGGCTGACAAGGGGCCCCTCCCTTTCCAGCAGAGGCCTCCAAGCTTTGCCAGGCCTGTTACCTGAAGGTGCTGTCCCGAGTGATGGAGCCAGAACGGGAGGTGAGCACCTGGCGGTCTGCTACCAGCTCATTCTCATACACCTGCTGGTCTCCAGATGCCTgcaaagggaggaggagaagacagGCTGGACACACAAGAAAAGGCCTTCCCATCGGAGAGCTTCTCAGAGCTGCTCAGTTCTTGTGCAAGGGAGAATTCACATGTGGGAGCCAGCTCAGCCCTCCACAGCCAACAGGTCCAAGATCTCATGGCCCAGGCtgtgccccccccaccacccctctTTTGCAGGAGTCAAGTCTTGAGGGGATGTGACTTGAGCCAGTCTGCATAGGAGAGGCCCAGCCCAACTTTGCTCATGTTCTCAAGTCAACCAGAAACTTGTCAATATACTAGCCCTCCCCCCGACCTAGAATCTCAGGTGGCATTCCAGGACTAGTACACCCCAGTGTTCACATGCCACTAGACCACCAGCTGCACCAAACAGGCTGTTTTCATGGCCAGTCTGTAGCACAGCTTCCACCAGAGACTAAGCTCATTCCATGTAGGGACCCAGACAGAGCAATGGGCACCATGTCCCCTCTTTTCCCGCCCATAGGTCCCTTTAGCCTCAAGGCTATTTGGCCTCTCCATGAACCACTTTCACAAGCATTAGCAGCTGCTAGGGAGCAGGGTCTGTAGGCTGCTTGTGCCTCATCACAGCtctgcattagcagagctgtagGGCCCAAACCTTGGGAGACCTGTAAGCAGAGGCTGTAGGCTCAGAACCCCAGGCTGCAAGGGGCAAGTCTGATAGTCTCAGGACATCAGATACAGCCTCATGGTGACTGTTAgtgacaccctctccccccacccataaCCTCAAGGACAATCAGGTGGCATCAGAGAGTGATGAGTTCAGGAAGTGccttgcccagcagagggaggacTGACTGGTGTCCTCCTTTACCTGGACAGTGGTCCCGCAGGCTGAGAGTGGGAAGCGATACACAACAAAGTCTTCGTTCCTAGACACCGGGGCACATCTGCTGCCGTGAGCGCTGACCAGGTGCACTGAGCTCAGGTCCAGGGGTGGCATGGTCACATCCCTTGAGATTGCAACTGAGAACTGGCCATCTGGGGTGCACTGCGCAGTCACTGGGGAAGAGCCATGCAGCACCTCAGCAGGGAGCGGCAGCCTCTGCCGGAGCCATTTGCCTGGggacccctgcccacccccaccgtGAAGCAGGAGCCTCTAGACAGGGGAGGAGGAGACTAGCTAGAACTagtcctgccccctgacagtc
Coding sequences within it:
- the LOC135894289 gene encoding zona pellucida sperm-binding protein 4-like, translating into MAQKVVSSSIDAEGRPHALQSNPACGTRVEQHANGSVVVEAFYTGCYVNERDGSFVMTVQIEGPVASYKEELRCPNHLLARDAPSPSVCSAVQASARLPCAAPPITRGDCEELGCCYQPGDRLTPCYYGDKVTAQCTPDGQFSVAISRDVTMPPLDLSSVHLVSAHGSRCAPVSRNEDFVVYRFPLSACGTTVQASGDQQVYENELVADRQVLTSRSGSITRDSTFRLTIRCSYSAEDFLPVNVVVSTLPPPPPVVGQGPLALEMRIATDEHYSTYYADREYPVVKFLRDPVHVEVRILQRTDPSLALVLHQCWATPSTNPLQQPEWPILVDGCPYEGDHYQTQLVLVSEASGLQFPSHHQRFVVSTFTFVDATSQQALSGPVYFHCSASACMPSGLERCVVQCPTSLQGRSKSSQAWGEEPLSLVTAEGPVDFRAGQEAEEDLVQEEGSHGLRPPVEWGEVLVPVAPAVAAVAVAVMVALGLRKLWGRRGRANGTTPA